The following are encoded in a window of Staphylococcus piscifermentans genomic DNA:
- a CDS encoding effector binding domain-containing protein produces MDVIKQIQQAIVYIEDRVIEPFHLQELSDYVGLSPMHLDQSFKMIVGQSPSEYAEARKLTKAAEDVIQGSYRLVDIAKKYHYEDTNAFANAFSDYHGVSPIQAKVKEDELRMQKRLYIKITTTDAPPYTYRLETSDSYTLVGYARFINTEDLSNPFVVADFIEDLLDSGRIKELQRYNDMSPHELFVVKCPLDNGAEIFAGVPSERYPAHLESRYLPSRQYAKFNLQGEIDFAVNEAWHYIETRLQLTLPYELNSLYVEIYPFDISFEDPFTKIQLWLPIDPDITND; encoded by the coding sequence TTGGACGTTATCAAGCAAATTCAGCAGGCAATTGTTTATATCGAAGATCGCGTCATTGAGCCTTTCCATTTGCAAGAATTGAGTGATTACGTCGGTCTTTCTCCCATGCATCTTGATCAGTCTTTTAAAATGATTGTGGGTCAGTCTCCAAGTGAATATGCAGAAGCTAGAAAACTAACTAAGGCAGCAGAAGATGTTATTCAAGGTTCATATCGTTTAGTCGATATTGCTAAAAAATATCATTATGAAGATACAAATGCTTTTGCGAACGCTTTCAGCGACTATCATGGAGTATCGCCGATTCAAGCAAAGGTAAAAGAAGATGAATTACGCATGCAAAAACGTCTATATATAAAAATAACTACAACAGATGCTCCGCCATATACATATCGGTTAGAAACATCTGATTCCTATACATTAGTAGGCTATGCCCGTTTTATCAATACAGAAGATTTAAGCAATCCATTTGTAGTGGCAGATTTTATTGAAGACTTGCTGGATAGCGGTAGAATTAAAGAACTCCAAAGATATAATGATATGAGTCCGCATGAATTATTTGTTGTTAAGTGTCCGTTAGATAACGGTGCTGAGATTTTTGCCGGCGTACCAAGTGAACGTTATCCTGCCCATTTAGAGAGTCGCTACTTACCATCGAGACAGTATGCTAAATTTAATTTGCAAGGAGAAATTGATTTCGCGGTAAATGAAGCATGGCACTATATTGAGACGAGATTGCAATTGACCTTACCTTACGAGCTTAATAGTTTATATGTTGAAATTTATCCATTTGATATTTCATTTGAAGATCCTTTTACTAAAATACAATTATGGTTGCCGATCGACCCAGATATTACGAATGATTAA
- the gndA gene encoding NADP-dependent phosphogluconate dehydrogenase, giving the protein MTQQIGVVGLAVMGKNLAWNIESRGYSVSVYNRSKEKTEQMVEESKGKNIHPTYSLEEFVNSLERPRKILLMVKAGPATDATIEGLLPLLDDGDILIDGGNTNYQDTIRRNKALAESGINFIGTGVSGGEVGALTGPSIMPGGQKEAYDKVSDILEAISAKAEDGAPCVTYIGPDGAGHYVKMVHNGIEYADMQLIAESYALMKDALHMSHTEIAKTFKEWNQGELDSYLIEITGEIFNKLDEDGTPLVEKVMDKAGQKGTGKWTSINALELGVPLTIITESVFARFISSMKEERVKASQQLEGPSPQFNGDKEAFLEKIRKALYMSKICSYAQGFAQMRKASEEHDWNLQLGDLAMIWREGCIIRAQFLQKIKDAYDNNADLHNLLLDPYFKEVVTNYQSALRDVVAESVVNGVPTPGFAASINYYDSYRSENLPANLIQAQRDYFGAHTYQRKDQEGTFHTHWAEEK; this is encoded by the coding sequence ATGACGCAACAAATAGGTGTAGTCGGCTTAGCCGTAATGGGTAAAAACTTAGCTTGGAATATTGAATCACGTGGTTATTCAGTATCAGTTTACAACCGTTCAAAAGAAAAAACAGAACAAATGGTTGAAGAATCTAAAGGTAAAAATATTCACCCCACATATTCTTTAGAAGAATTCGTCAACTCATTAGAACGTCCACGCAAAATTTTATTAATGGTTAAAGCAGGTCCAGCTACTGATGCTACTATTGAAGGCTTATTACCATTATTAGATGATGGAGATATCTTAATAGATGGAGGTAATACTAACTATCAAGATACAATCCGCAGAAATAAAGCACTAGCTGAAAGTGGTATCAACTTTATCGGTACAGGTGTATCCGGTGGTGAAGTAGGTGCTTTGACAGGCCCTTCAATTATGCCTGGCGGACAAAAAGAAGCCTACGACAAAGTATCTGATATTTTAGAAGCAATTTCTGCTAAAGCAGAAGACGGTGCACCTTGTGTCACTTATATCGGCCCAGACGGAGCTGGTCACTATGTAAAAATGGTGCATAATGGTATTGAATACGCTGACATGCAATTAATTGCTGAAAGCTATGCACTTATGAAAGATGCTTTACACATGTCTCATACTGAAATTGCTAAAACATTCAAAGAATGGAACCAAGGTGAACTTGATAGCTATCTTATCGAAATCACTGGAGAAATCTTCAATAAACTAGATGAAGACGGCACACCATTAGTTGAAAAAGTAATGGATAAAGCTGGCCAAAAAGGAACAGGCAAATGGACTTCAATCAATGCTTTAGAATTAGGTGTTCCTTTAACAATAATCACTGAATCAGTATTTGCACGCTTCATCTCTTCAATGAAAGAAGAACGTGTGAAAGCTTCTCAACAATTAGAAGGACCTTCACCTCAATTTAATGGAGATAAAGAAGCATTCTTAGAAAAAATCCGCAAAGCATTATACATGAGTAAAATCTGTTCATATGCTCAAGGATTTGCTCAAATGCGTAAAGCAAGTGAAGAACACGATTGGAACTTGCAACTTGGTGATTTGGCTATGATTTGGAGAGAAGGTTGCATTATCCGTGCACAGTTCTTGCAAAAAATCAAAGATGCTTATGACAATAACGCTGATTTACACAATTTATTACTTGACCCTTACTTCAAAGAGGTCGTTACAAATTATCAATCAGCACTCCGCGATGTTGTAGCTGAAAGCGTAGTAAATGGTGTTCCAACTCCAGGATTTGCTGCAAGTATCAATTACTATGACAGCTATCGCTCAGAAAACTTACCTGCAAACTTAATCCAAGCACAACGTGATTACTTCGGTGCACACACTTACCAACGTAAAGACCAAGAAGGTACTTTCCATACACATTGGGCAGAGGAAAAATAA
- the brxB gene encoding bacilliredoxin BrxB codes for MDLNFDLYMNDVVNQARNEIENAGYEQLTTPEEVDAVLKQDGTTLVMVNSVCGCAGGIARPAAEHALHYDKMPDRLVSVFAGQDKEATQKARDYFEGYAPSSPSFALVKDGKIAEMIERHQIEGHDIMDVINQLQSLFEKYCEER; via the coding sequence ATGGATTTAAATTTCGATTTATATATGAATGATGTTGTGAATCAAGCACGTAATGAAATTGAAAATGCAGGTTACGAGCAACTTACAACACCGGAAGAAGTAGATGCAGTGTTGAAACAAGACGGTACTACTTTAGTGATGGTCAACTCAGTATGTGGTTGTGCTGGCGGCATTGCACGTCCAGCTGCAGAGCACGCTTTGCATTATGATAAAATGCCGGATCGTTTAGTATCAGTATTTGCTGGTCAAGATAAAGAAGCAACTCAAAAAGCACGTGACTACTTTGAAGGTTATGCGCCATCAAGTCCATCATTTGCACTTGTAAAAGATGGTAAAATTGCTGAAATGATTGAACGTCACCAAATTGAAGGACATGATATCATGGATGTTATTAATCAACTTCAAAGCTTATTTGAAAAATATTGCGAAGAACGCTAA
- a CDS encoding M20/M25/M40 family metallo-hydrolase, translated as MINEQRLLDTFLELVQIDSETGHEELIQPILKEKFQNLGLDVKEDHASEQPGLGANNLVCTLPAHKDASNQIDKIYFTSHMDTVIPGISVKPIVKDDGYIYSDGTTVLGADDKAGLAAIFELIRTLKEQDIQHGQIQFVITVGEESGLLGAKALNPDLLDAQFGYAVDASAPVGTTVLGAPTQMKIAAVIHGKKAHASTPNKGVSAINIAAKAVSKMKLGQIDEETTANIGSFHGGSVTNIVADEVTLHAEARSHSPQKIKTQIQHMKEVFEETAEKYGCTADVEVEESYQGFKVSEDAEVTQIAIESAKELQLSGNTVISGGGSDGNIINALGIPTVILGIGYENIHTTEERMEIKSLNLLAQQLINIVKIVSHTK; from the coding sequence ATGATTAATGAACAACGATTACTCGATACATTTTTAGAACTCGTACAAATTGATTCAGAGACGGGTCATGAAGAACTTATTCAACCAATATTAAAAGAAAAATTTCAAAATTTAGGTCTTGATGTTAAAGAAGACCACGCTAGCGAACAACCAGGATTAGGCGCAAACAACTTAGTATGTACACTGCCAGCACATAAAGATGCTTCTAATCAAATCGATAAAATTTATTTCACTAGCCATATGGATACTGTGATTCCTGGTATTAGCGTTAAACCTATCGTTAAAGATGATGGCTATATCTATTCAGATGGCACAACTGTGCTTGGTGCAGACGATAAGGCTGGATTGGCTGCAATCTTTGAGTTAATCAGAACTCTAAAAGAACAAGATATCCAACACGGCCAAATTCAATTTGTAATTACAGTTGGAGAGGAATCAGGATTATTAGGTGCTAAAGCTTTAAATCCTGATTTATTAGATGCCCAGTTTGGTTATGCTGTAGATGCAAGTGCGCCAGTAGGTACTACAGTTCTAGGAGCGCCTACACAAATGAAAATTGCAGCAGTTATTCATGGTAAGAAAGCACACGCAAGTACGCCGAACAAAGGAGTCAGTGCCATTAATATTGCCGCTAAAGCAGTCAGCAAGATGAAATTAGGACAAATTGATGAAGAGACAACTGCTAATATCGGCAGTTTTCATGGCGGTTCTGTAACTAATATTGTTGCAGATGAAGTGACATTGCATGCAGAAGCACGTTCTCATTCTCCTCAAAAAATCAAAACACAAATCCAACACATGAAAGAAGTTTTTGAAGAAACAGCAGAAAAATACGGCTGTACAGCAGACGTTGAAGTCGAAGAAAGTTATCAAGGATTTAAAGTATCTGAAGATGCAGAAGTGACACAAATTGCCATAGAAAGTGCCAAAGAACTTCAATTGAGCGGAAATACAGTAATTTCTGGTGGCGGATCAGACGGAAATATAATCAACGCTTTAGGTATTCCAACTGTTATACTTGGAATTGGCTATGAAAATATTCATACTACCGAAGAAAGAATGGAAATTAAATCATTAAATTTATTAGCACAACAACTTATTAATATTGTTAAAATCGTCAGTCATACAAAGTAA
- a CDS encoding aromatic acid exporter family protein, translating to MKRLNPYKIGFRTIKTAVGMALGIIIAKLIGLDNFSSSAILVVLCIKHTKVHSLQAIISRFVSCILILILGSVIFSLLGQNAIVLGLIVLLFIPLTVMLGVQEGIVTSCVILLHVFNAKVIDFHLFVNEVLLLIVGLGIAFLMNMIMPSLDNKLEEYKHKIEKQFTEIFYTFSKACFDVNYSVEVPLKEVSTEIQKAKSFAFRDVKNHYVRNENSYYHYFDMREEQLEIIERIQYILKSMESEDAILHRLGTLFAEIAKNVNSNDYTAMRLYSLYELHIELYDQALPDSKEALINRANEIQIVNELERYLQIKSQFGSLKMYHEV from the coding sequence ATGAAACGTTTAAATCCCTATAAAATAGGATTTAGAACGATTAAGACTGCTGTAGGAATGGCACTGGGAATAATTATTGCCAAATTAATTGGTTTAGATAATTTTTCTTCAAGTGCCATTTTAGTTGTTTTATGTATTAAACACACCAAAGTACATTCCCTACAAGCAATTATTTCCCGTTTTGTATCCTGTATTCTCATACTTATATTAGGTTCTGTTATCTTCAGCTTACTTGGCCAGAATGCCATTGTATTAGGTCTCATTGTACTCTTATTTATTCCGTTAACTGTTATGTTAGGTGTTCAAGAAGGTATTGTGACAAGCTGTGTAATTCTACTGCACGTTTTCAATGCTAAAGTAATAGATTTTCATTTATTTGTGAATGAAGTATTATTATTAATTGTTGGATTAGGCATTGCATTTTTAATGAATATGATCATGCCGAGCTTAGATAATAAATTAGAGGAATATAAACATAAAATCGAAAAGCAATTCACTGAGATTTTTTATACTTTCAGCAAAGCTTGTTTCGATGTTAATTACAGTGTTGAAGTACCTTTGAAAGAAGTATCAACTGAGATTCAAAAAGCGAAATCTTTTGCTTTCCGAGATGTTAAAAATCATTACGTCCGTAATGAAAATTCTTATTACCATTATTTCGATATGCGCGAAGAACAATTGGAAATTATAGAGCGTATCCAGTATATTTTAAAGTCAATGGAGTCTGAAGATGCCATTTTACATCGTTTAGGAACACTATTTGCAGAAATAGCTAAAAATGTAAACAGCAATGACTATACTGCAATGCGTTTATATTCATTATATGAGCTCCATATTGAATTGTATGACCAGGCATTACCGGATAGTAAAGAAGCACTTATTAATAGAGCAAACGAAATACAAATTGTGAATGAATTAGAGAGATATTTACAAATTAAATCTCAATTCGGTTCTTTAAAAATGTACCATGAAGTTTAA
- a CDS encoding dihydrolipoamide acetyltransferase family protein, whose protein sequence is MEINMPKLGESVHEGTIEQWLVEVGDTIEEYEPICEVITDKVTAEVPSTEAGTITKILVEAGETIKVGTPICEIEGENTQTSAPEKENSEEKKDEEKSSKNETHEHQKSNTNLTSNQPLNNGRFSPVVFKLASEHQIDLSQVQGTGFEGRVTKKDIENVIQNPDMMLEQSNVQDQTSIEVADTPTLNETYAQNNTSSNTDSIPVNGVRKQIAKNMVTSVTEIPHAWMMIEADATNLVNTRNHYKNKFKQDEGYNLTFFAFFVKAAAEALKAFPMLNSSWQGSEIKVHKDINISIAVAVEDKLFTPVIHHADEKSIKGIAREINTLAQKARNNKLTQEDLSGGTFTVNNTGTFGSVSSMGIINYPQAAILQVESIVKKPVVIDDMIAIRNMVNLCISIDHRILDGLQAGRFMNYIKERIEQYSIEHTHIY, encoded by the coding sequence ATGGAAATCAATATGCCTAAATTAGGTGAAAGTGTACATGAAGGAACAATCGAACAGTGGTTGGTTGAAGTAGGGGACACTATCGAAGAATACGAGCCGATCTGTGAAGTTATAACAGATAAAGTAACCGCAGAAGTCCCTTCAACAGAAGCAGGTACAATCACTAAAATCTTAGTAGAAGCAGGAGAGACAATCAAAGTTGGGACTCCGATTTGCGAAATAGAAGGTGAAAACACTCAAACTTCAGCTCCTGAAAAAGAAAACTCTGAAGAGAAGAAAGACGAAGAAAAGTCTTCTAAAAATGAAACTCATGAACATCAGAAAAGTAATACTAACTTAACATCTAATCAACCGTTGAATAACGGTCGCTTCTCACCTGTCGTATTTAAACTTGCATCTGAACATCAGATAGACCTTTCACAAGTTCAAGGTACTGGATTTGAAGGCAGAGTTACAAAAAAAGATATTGAAAATGTGATTCAAAATCCAGACATGATGCTCGAACAATCAAACGTTCAAGATCAAACTTCTATTGAAGTTGCAGATACACCAACTCTTAATGAAACATATGCTCAAAATAATACATCTTCAAATACAGATTCTATTCCAGTTAACGGTGTCAGAAAACAAATTGCTAAGAATATGGTTACGAGCGTGACTGAAATCCCGCATGCTTGGATGATGATTGAAGCCGATGCTACAAACTTAGTTAACACACGAAACCATTATAAAAATAAATTCAAACAAGATGAAGGTTATAACCTGACGTTCTTTGCTTTCTTTGTAAAGGCAGCAGCAGAAGCACTTAAAGCCTTTCCTATGCTTAATAGCAGCTGGCAAGGTTCTGAAATCAAAGTGCATAAAGATATTAATATTTCTATCGCAGTCGCTGTCGAAGATAAGCTTTTCACACCAGTGATTCATCATGCAGATGAAAAATCCATCAAAGGTATTGCACGTGAAATTAATACATTGGCACAGAAAGCCAGAAATAATAAATTAACACAAGAAGACTTAAGTGGCGGCACATTTACTGTCAACAACACAGGAACATTCGGTTCCGTATCATCGATGGGGATTATCAACTATCCTCAAGCAGCTATTTTACAAGTTGAATCTATTGTCAAAAAACCAGTGGTTATTGATGATATGATTGCTATCCGTAATATGGTTAACCTTTGTATTTCCATAGATCACCGTATACTCGATGGTTTGCAAGCGGGCAGATTTATGAATTATATCAAAGAACGTATTGAACAATATTCTATTGAACATACGCATATTTATTAA